From a region of the Danio aesculapii chromosome 4, fDanAes4.1, whole genome shotgun sequence genome:
- the LOC130222638 gene encoding gastrula zinc finger protein XlCGF8.2DB-like, whose product MDENDPTAHKGKGAHSSLYADAVQGRKEEEHHVKVEDKTHLQTDGILKKRDKNCFNCTQCGKSFSQSSSLNLHMRNHTGEKPFTCTQCGKSFSHSSNLNKHMSIHTGEKPFTCTQCGKSFIRSSSLNLHMRIHTGEKPFTCTQCGKSFIRSSSLNHHMSIHTGGKPFTCTQCGKSFRISSSLNLHMSIHTGEKLFTCTQCGKSFIRSSSLNLHMSIHTGEKPFTCTQCGKSFNSSSNLNQHMRIHTGEKLFSCTQCGRSFIHSSHLNQHMMIHTGEKPFTCNQCGKSFSLSSTLYRHMKIHTREKPFTCTQCGKSFSQSSHLNKHTKIHTREYMCLECEKTFNTAAELKRHKRIHTGEKPVFTVQ is encoded by the exons atggatgaaaatgacccaacagctcATAAGGGTAAAGGTGCACATTCCAGcctttatgcagatgctgtacag gggagaaaagaggaggaacatcatgtcaaagttgaggacaaaactcatttacagactgatggtattttgaaaaagaGAGACAAGAATTGTTTCaactgcactcagtgtgggaagagtttcagccaatcatcatcccttaatctacacatgaggaaccacactggagagaaaccattcacatgcactcagtgtgggaagagtttcagccactcatcaaaccttaataaacacatgagtatccacactggagagaaaccatttacatgcactcagtgtgggaagagtttcatccgctcatcatcccttaatctccacatgaggattcacactggagagaaaccattcacatgcactcagtgtgggaagagtttcatccgctcatcatcccttaatcaccacatgagtATCCACACTGGAgggaaaccattcacatgcactcagtgtgggaagagtttcaggatatcatcatcccttaatctacacatgagtatccacactggagagaaactattcacatgcactcagtgtgggaagagtttcatccgctcatcatcccttaatctccACATGagtatccacactggagagaaaccatttacatgcactcagtgtgggaagagttttaacagctcatcaaaccttaatcagcacatgaggatccacactggagagaaactattctcatgcacacagtgtgggaggagtttcatccactcatcacaccttaatcaacatatgatgatccacactggagagaaaccattcacatgcaaccagtgtgggaagagtttcagcttaTCATCAACGCTTTatagacacatgaagatccacaccagagaaaaaccattcacatgcactcagtgtgggaagagtttcagccaatcatcacaccttaataaacacacaaaGATCCACACgagagagtatatgtgcttggaatgtgagaagacttttaataCAGCTGCAGAATTGAAACGGCacaagaggattcacactggagaaaaaccagtGTTCACAGTGCAGtaa